The Bernardetia sp. ABR2-2B DNA window TTCTTAAATCTGTACATAAAGAATTTTCTTAGTCTCAAAAAACTCTTCTTCAAACATATCACTCAAATTATATAATCTAAAAAAGTGCTTAAAATCAGCTAATTCTTCCTTCAAATCTCCTCCTTTTAGAGCTAAGATTCCGTGTTTGAACTCATCTTTTTCTACTAATGAAGGTTTATTTTTTCGTAGTGCAGGTTTTATCCAATGATAGAGTTTTGAAGTTTGGGCAACGGCACGAGTAACAGCAAAGTCATAATTATTTTTCTTCGCTTTCTCTACTCTCATTTGTTCTGCCACTACATTATCTAACCCAATTTCTTTCGCCACTTCTGTTACTACTCTAATTTTTTTTCCGATAGAATCCATCAAATGAAATTGTGTTTCTGGAAAAAGAATAGCCAACGGAATACCGGGAAAACCTCCACCTGTTCCAATGTCAATAACATTATCATTTGGGTCAAATTCAACAATTTTTCCGATACTCATCGAATGCAAAACGTGTCTTTCATAGAGGTTTTCTACATCTTTTCTTGAAATAACATTTATTTTTTCGTTCCATTCAGCATACAAATTTTGTAAGGCTGCATACTGCTCAAGTTGTTTTTCTGTAAGATTGGGAAAATAACGGGTAATGATTTCCATTGAGATAAGATTGATTTTTTGAAGTGATTGATGTCATTTGTTTAACCGTCAACGAGGCGTTGCCGTCGTTGAGGAAAGTAGTATTTATTCATTTTCTTCTACTCTTTTTTTATATTCTTTGTAGTGTTCAGTTTCTTTGTATTCCTCTCTCAAAATTCCTTTTGTTACATACATATTCCAAATTCCTTTTTGCTTTGTTCTTGCTTTTTCTTGTAGTTTTCCAAATTCTTTTGCGAATTTTATAGTAAAAGCATGGTTTCTTATCCACCCATAACCTTCTTTCAAAAGTGTTGCATTCAGGCACTCTCCAGAAGGAAAATAAATATAGGCTAGATGCTTTTCAAATTTATCAAAAAGCTGCTCATCAAAAACTAAAATGATATTTTTATCTGCATTAAACCTATCTTCTGTATAGGCTAAGGCTTCTTTTCCAAAAGGAGCTTCATCGATATACAAAGAAGCACGGCTTTCAGGCGTATCGACACCAATCAGACGAACTGTCCAACTTGTTTCGCTTTCATCATTTACAGAAAGAGATGTTGAGGTTTTGTTTGGCTGATTTTTATCCTTAGGAATTTCTACGACAATCGTATCTCCTTCCAAAACTTCTAAAACAGTTGTTTTGACAGCTTTATCAGAAAAATTAGTCAGTAAGAAAAGCATAATTTTTTTGCGAAATACAAGTAAAATTATCACTACAATAAGTAATGCACCTAAAATACTTCCATACAAGACATAGTTTATTGGTTCTTCCATTTTAAAATTGAGGATAAAAGCAGATAAAATAAGACAAATCAGATTTATACAAGTTGCCCAAAAATAAGCATTTCGTTATAGATTAGATAGTATTTTTTAAATTAAATTCTCAAAGACATATTAGTTTAATGACTTATCTTCATTTTCTGCATTCGTTTCTGCCACAAAATAAAGAGGACGATTCTTGACATCTGTATTTATTCTGCTGATATATTCTCCAATAATTCCTAAGCTAATAAGCTGCACACCTCCCAAAAACATAATACTGACCATAATAGAAGACCAGCCATCTACATAACCTGTAACAACAAAATACTTTGCAATAAAAGAATAAATTATCATCAAAAAAGCAATCGCAGAAACCACAAAGCCAGAAACAGTAACAAATTTGATAGGAACATTTGAGAAAGCTGTAATTCCATTAAGTGCAAGATTTATCATTTTTTTATATGAATACCCTGTAACTCCTGCATTTCTTTCGGCTCTATCATATTCTACATAGGTCTGATTATAACCAATCCAAGCAATTTGTCCACGCAGAAATTTATGATTTTCTTTCATTTGGCGAAGTCCGTTCACTACTTTTTTATCCATAATTCTGAAATCTCCAGTATCGACAGGAATTGGAAAAGAAGTAATCTTGGAAAGCAAACGATAAAATGTTTTGGCAGTTAGTTTTTTCAAATATCCTTCTCCTGCTCTTGCTCTTCGTTTGGCATAAACGACTTGATAACCTTCTTTGAGCTTTTCCCACATTGGTTCGATAAGCTCTGGTGGGTCTTGCAAATCAGCATCAATAATCACAACCATATCTCCTTTACAATAATCCAAACCTGCTGAAACAGCAATCTGATGACCAAAATTTCGGCTCAAATCAATAAATTTCACATTACTATCTTCAAGAGAAAGCTCTTTTACAAGTTCTAATGAATTATCCTTGCTTCCATCATTTATAAAAATAAGTTCATACGTTTTTGCCAAATTAGAAACTACTTTAGTAAGTCTTTCATGAAGCAAATGAATATTGAGAGATTCGTTGTAGATAGGAATAATGACAGAAAGCTGGGTCATGAAAATGATGAATTATGAATTGTAAATGATGAATGAATGCGAATGCAAAAGTACGGATTGTTTTTTAGTTAGAATCAACTAAATTCATTAACAGTAAAATTATGAAAATAGTAAACTGCACTAATTTGGGTATATTTGTAGTATAATATAAAAATATTTATAATTTTTCATCTTTAACTCTATTTTCTAAATTAATACTATGCGTTTTTTATACTCTACAATCATATTATCATTTG harbors:
- a CDS encoding thermonuclease family protein, which codes for MEEPINYVLYGSILGALLIVVIILLVFRKKIMLFLLTNFSDKAVKTTVLEVLEGDTIVVEIPKDKNQPNKTSTSLSVNDESETSWTVRLIGVDTPESRASLYIDEAPFGKEALAYTEDRFNADKNIILVFDEQLFDKFEKHLAYIYFPSGECLNATLLKEGYGWIRNHAFTIKFAKEFGKLQEKARTKQKGIWNMYVTKGILREEYKETEHYKEYKKRVEENE
- a CDS encoding glycosyltransferase family 2 protein produces the protein MTQLSVIIPIYNESLNIHLLHERLTKVVSNLAKTYELIFINDGSKDNSLELVKELSLEDSNVKFIDLSRNFGHQIAVSAGLDYCKGDMVVIIDADLQDPPELIEPMWEKLKEGYQVVYAKRRARAGEGYLKKLTAKTFYRLLSKITSFPIPVDTGDFRIMDKKVVNGLRQMKENHKFLRGQIAWIGYNQTYVEYDRAERNAGVTGYSYKKMINLALNGITAFSNVPIKFVTVSGFVVSAIAFLMIIYSFIAKYFVVTGYVDGWSSIMVSIMFLGGVQLISLGIIGEYISRINTDVKNRPLYFVAETNAENEDKSLN
- the rsmG gene encoding 16S rRNA (guanine(527)-N(7))-methyltransferase RsmG; the protein is MEIITRYFPNLTEKQLEQYAALQNLYAEWNEKINVISRKDVENLYERHVLHSMSIGKIVEFDPNDNVIDIGTGGGFPGIPLAILFPETQFHLMDSIGKKIRVVTEVAKEIGLDNVVAEQMRVEKAKKNNYDFAVTRAVAQTSKLYHWIKPALRKNKPSLVEKDEFKHGILALKGGDLKEELADFKHFFRLYNLSDMFEEEFFETKKILYVQI